In the Flavobacterium pallidum genome, one interval contains:
- a CDS encoding lysozyme inhibitor LprI family protein: protein MKYFFLIFLCSSFICKAQTFELINQLEKTNQDCLDKGIDMLACSKNHYKILDSLMNSAYENLKRQVKDNNRKDLDYTQKSWLKKRTKLFANAYVETKKEGFEEGTKDFEMTYIDKKSQIIITYLRLMVKSTK from the coding sequence ATGAAATACTTTTTTCTCATATTTCTTTGTTCGAGCTTTATATGTAAAGCACAAACTTTTGAATTGATAAATCAACTAGAAAAGACAAATCAAGATTGCTTGGATAAAGGAATTGATATGTTGGCTTGTTCAAAAAACCATTACAAAATTCTAGACAGTTTAATGAATTCTGCTTATGAAAACTTAAAGCGGCAAGTCAAAGACAATAACCGTAAAGACTTAGATTACACACAAAAAAGTTGGTTAAAAAAGCGCACTAAGCTTTTTGCTAATGCATATGTTGAAACGAAAAAAGAAGGGTTTGAAGAAGGAACAAAAGATTTTGAAATGACTTATATTGACAAAAAGAGTCAAATTATCATCACATATCTAAGACTAATGGTAAAATCAACTAAGTAA
- a CDS encoding HNH endonuclease gives MNWLISANSSMFDHVSVFEHFGFIDWKQGNGKYQINDIVYIYCTIPAKKIQYKCVVEKINLASSEIQHNETYWIDKSEYQKALEGKYMKLTLIEQIYSSKMSLENLILNGLKAAPQGSKKLYGNLLKYIESNFSDSNQNDVFPDMVNEDSNAYEGIKKSVVVNKYERSSIARSKCIEHHGTLCKVCNLDFSKMYGDLGKGFIHVHHIIPIHKIGKEYKVNYVEDLIPVCPNCHAMLHRKLNGNEISVQELKKLVQR, from the coding sequence ATGAATTGGCTAATATCTGCAAACTCCTCAATGTTCGATCATGTAAGCGTCTTTGAGCATTTTGGATTTATTGATTGGAAGCAAGGCAATGGGAAATATCAAATAAATGATATTGTATATATTTATTGTACAATTCCAGCCAAAAAGATTCAGTATAAATGCGTTGTCGAAAAAATCAATTTGGCATCTTCAGAAATACAACACAACGAAACATATTGGATTGATAAATCTGAATATCAAAAAGCACTTGAAGGAAAATACATGAAACTCACTTTAATTGAACAAATCTATAGTTCAAAAATGAGTTTGGAGAATTTGATTCTAAATGGTTTGAAAGCAGCGCCCCAAGGTTCAAAAAAACTGTATGGAAATCTTCTTAAATACATTGAAAGTAATTTCAGCGATTCAAATCAAAATGATGTATTTCCAGACATGGTTAACGAAGATTCAAATGCATATGAAGGAATCAAGAAATCTGTTGTCGTCAATAAATACGAACGAAGTTCAATCGCACGAAGTAAATGTATTGAACATCATGGAACTTTATGTAAAGTGTGTAACTTGGACTTTTCAAAAATGTATGGTGATTTAGGAAAAGGTTTTATACATGTTCACCACATTATTCCAATTCACAAAATCGGCAAAGAATATAAAGTAAATTATGTTGAAGACTTGATTCCAGTTTGTCCAAATTGTCATGCAATGCTTCATCGAAAACTAAACGGTAACGAAATCTCAGTCCAGGAATTGAAAAAATTAGTACAAAGATAA
- a CDS encoding VOC family protein, whose amino-acid sequence MTKSKLIEMNNVGVVVENLDNAITFFTEIGLTLEGRMMVEGEWAGQVTGLGNQSVEVAMMVTPDGHSRLELSKFLSPKTISDHRTAPVNSLGYLRVMFRVDNLDELLIRLEKQGFEIVGEVVNYETIYKLCYIRGTEGLLVGLAEQLNNKTVTDVLENNE is encoded by the coding sequence ATGACCAAAAGTAAACTAATAGAAATGAATAACGTTGGTGTAGTTGTAGAAAACCTTGACAATGCAATTACATTTTTCACAGAAATTGGACTTACACTTGAAGGAAGAATGATGGTTGAAGGTGAATGGGCAGGACAAGTAACTGGACTTGGAAATCAATCCGTAGAAGTTGCTATGATGGTAACACCAGACGGACATAGCCGACTTGAACTTTCAAAATTTTTAAGTCCTAAGACCATTTCGGATCATAGGACAGCGCCAGTTAATTCTCTGGGCTATCTCCGAGTTATGTTCAGGGTTGATAACCTTGACGAATTATTAATCCGACTTGAAAAACAAGGGTTTGAAATCGTTGGAGAAGTAGTAAACTATGAAACCATTTATAAACTTTGTTACATTCGTGGAACAGAAGGACTTCTTGTTGGTTTAGCTGAGCAACTTAACAATAAAACTGTGACAGATGTTTTGGAAAACAATGAGTGA
- a CDS encoding RDD family protein, translating into MQKTATLLDRTKASTIDILLLILAGAFTTLALSYFENVPIGVRQSIFIALVLYEPVFIIFGGTVGDRLMNIRVRKSANESKNINILQSLIRFIFKLTFGWFSYISIFKNPRKRTLHDLISMTSVVTIKHSL; encoded by the coding sequence ATGCAAAAAACCGCAACTTTACTTGATCGAACTAAGGCTTCAACAATTGATATTTTGTTATTGATTTTAGCAGGCGCTTTTACAACTCTTGCACTTAGCTATTTTGAGAATGTCCCAATTGGGGTGAGACAATCAATATTCATAGCATTGGTACTTTACGAACCAGTTTTTATAATTTTTGGAGGTACCGTTGGTGATCGATTAATGAATATTAGAGTGCGTAAAAGCGCAAACGAATCTAAAAATATAAACATTTTACAATCTTTAATTCGCTTTATTTTTAAGCTAACATTCGGTTGGTTTTCGTACATTTCAATATTCAAAAATCCTAGGAAAAGAACCCTTCATGATTTAATCTCAATGACATCAGTAGTAACAATTAAGCACAGCTTGTAA
- a CDS encoding zeta toxin family protein, with amino-acid sequence MEKNLYIIAGCNGAGKTTASFTILPEILDCKEFVNADEIAKGLSPFQPEKVSFESGRIMLRRINELLEANENFAFETTLATKSYRSKILEAKAKNYNVTLLFFWLQNSELAIERVKTRVAEGGHNIETDVINRRYLAGIKNLFDIYISIVDEVLIFDNSEGKHDLIAEKIFDAEINILNEKKFDKLKSYYK; translated from the coding sequence GTGGAAAAAAATCTTTACATAATTGCTGGTTGCAACGGAGCTGGAAAAACTACTGCTTCCTTTACAATTTTGCCTGAAATCCTGGATTGTAAGGAATTTGTGAACGCAGATGAAATTGCCAAAGGGCTCTCCCCTTTTCAGCCTGAAAAAGTTTCTTTTGAATCGGGCAGAATTATGCTTCGCAGGATTAACGAACTTTTGGAAGCAAATGAAAATTTCGCTTTTGAAACCACTTTAGCAACCAAAAGTTACAGGTCAAAAATCCTTGAAGCCAAAGCCAAAAATTACAATGTCACTTTGCTTTTCTTTTGGCTGCAAAATTCTGAATTGGCAATTGAGCGTGTAAAAACAAGAGTTGCTGAAGGCGGACATAACATCGAAACCGACGTTATTAATCGACGATACCTTGCCGGAATCAAAAATTTGTTCGACATTTATATTTCAATTGTTGATGAAGTTTTGATTTTTGACAATTCAGAAGGAAAACATGATCTGATTGCTGAAAAGATTTTTGATGCAGAAATCAATATTTTGAACGAAAAAAAGTTTGATAAACTTAAAAGCTATTACAAATGA
- a CDS encoding DUF3820 family protein codes for MDQNQQQLIKLAHAKMPFGKYEGRFLIDLPEYYVVWYQQKGFPKGELGQQMQLVYELKLNGLEELIRNIRRQYPVPRK; via the coding sequence GTGGATCAAAATCAGCAACAACTCATCAAGCTGGCGCATGCCAAAATGCCGTTCGGAAAATACGAAGGACGATTCCTGATTGATCTGCCTGAATATTATGTCGTTTGGTACCAACAAAAAGGTTTTCCGAAAGGGGAGTTGGGACAGCAAATGCAATTGGTATATGAGCTGAAACTGAATGGGCTTGAAGAACTGATTCGCAATATCAGGAGGCAATATCCTGTACCACGTAAATAA
- a CDS encoding OsmC family protein, translating to MTSKVTYLGDLRTSSIHLQSGSEIITDAPTDNHGKGEAFSPTDMVANALGSCMVSIMAIKSKDLELDLAGSTVEVTKIMQPEPRKISKIVVVLNMSVSTTDKSKVILERAAMTCPVFLSLHPDIEKEVTFHWK from the coding sequence ATGACATCAAAAGTAACTTACCTCGGCGATTTGCGTACTTCTTCGATTCACCTGCAATCAGGCAGCGAAATTATCACGGATGCCCCTACAGACAATCATGGAAAAGGCGAAGCTTTTTCGCCAACTGATATGGTGGCCAACGCTTTGGGAAGCTGCATGGTATCGATAATGGCCATCAAATCCAAAGATTTGGAACTGGATCTGGCCGGATCGACCGTTGAAGTGACAAAAATCATGCAGCCGGAGCCCAGGAAGATTTCAAAAATAGTTGTAGTGCTGAATATGTCTGTCAGTACTACAGATAAGAGCAAGGTTATTTTAGAGCGCGCGGCTATGACTTGCCCTGTTTTCCTGAGCCTTCATCCGGATATTGAAAAGGAAGTGACTTTTCACTGGAAATAA
- a CDS encoding PBP1 and LysM peptidoglycan-binding domain-containing protein, protein MRQLLVILAAYFMVSCAAFAQDKIIKHKVAKGETVTQIAEKYKITPAEIYRLNPDSQNGLKPDMVLLIPGGPKTHSKTAVTSITTVKTHTVAAKETLYGLSRTYGVSEEEILKANPGLTKDSLKVGQIINIPTKSDVKVVLKETKKDKKSDKKREPVYHTVVAGETKYSIARQYNTTVAQLDIDNPEIKNSLQIGFRLKVYADTNNTVQEVAVEEDRSVSIKPEIKKPEFVDYQVKPKETLYSLGRKFGMAQEELIKLNPELKEGVKEGMTIKYPTSVKVNETVTKSVSGLSKTLNTDHKKQLVLLLPFNISKIEGDTVNSTSARLKKDKFLNMTLDFYSGALMAVDSAKALNLNIDIKIYDSQETKNSSSVATLISQNNIADADVVIGPFYQANVEKAAELLQKKGVAVISPLSKETSREFPNLMQSMPSSELIKNEMLDFLRTKNANIMAIVDPKRLSAKQFFAQNHKDVKLVSLNEKGLFTAEILAKDFVKGKMNYVILDSEKTGLILNTLNVLIPMMADYQLQLVILEKNDTFDFEEVPLAKLAQLHLLYPSLTKDNDSAEAVVFEKDYKDKNKIFPNQYATRGFDVVFDAMLRLSQEKPFMETVETTSSEQVENRFDYEKLPSGTYMNKGFYILYYDTDLSVKEAN, encoded by the coding sequence ATGAGACAATTATTGGTAATTTTAGCGGCTTATTTTATGGTTTCGTGTGCTGCATTTGCGCAGGATAAAATCATTAAGCATAAAGTAGCCAAAGGTGAAACGGTCACGCAGATCGCTGAAAAATATAAAATCACCCCAGCTGAAATCTACCGGTTAAACCCCGATTCGCAGAACGGCCTTAAGCCTGATATGGTATTGTTGATTCCGGGTGGGCCGAAAACCCATTCGAAAACTGCAGTCACCAGTATCACTACAGTTAAAACACATACGGTGGCTGCCAAAGAAACGCTTTACGGTTTGTCAAGAACTTATGGTGTTTCAGAGGAGGAAATCCTGAAAGCCAATCCCGGACTTACTAAAGACAGCCTCAAGGTAGGGCAGATCATCAACATCCCTACGAAATCCGACGTGAAAGTTGTTTTGAAAGAAACAAAGAAAGACAAAAAATCAGATAAGAAGCGTGAGCCTGTTTACCATACTGTCGTTGCTGGTGAAACCAAATATTCCATTGCCAGGCAATACAACACTACAGTCGCACAACTCGACATTGATAATCCTGAAATTAAAAACAGCCTGCAAATTGGTTTCAGGTTGAAAGTATATGCTGATACCAATAATACCGTTCAGGAAGTGGCTGTTGAAGAAGACAGGAGCGTCAGCATCAAACCGGAAATTAAGAAGCCGGAATTTGTTGATTACCAGGTAAAGCCTAAGGAGACTTTATATAGCCTTGGCAGGAAATTCGGGATGGCGCAGGAGGAACTTATCAAATTGAATCCTGAACTCAAAGAGGGCGTAAAGGAAGGAATGACAATCAAATACCCAACTTCGGTTAAAGTGAATGAAACAGTGACCAAGTCGGTTTCCGGACTTTCAAAAACGCTGAACACGGACCATAAGAAGCAATTGGTGCTACTGCTTCCTTTCAACATTTCAAAAATTGAGGGCGATACGGTTAATTCGACTTCGGCGCGCCTTAAAAAAGACAAATTCCTGAACATGACGCTTGACTTTTATTCGGGTGCCTTGATGGCAGTGGATTCTGCGAAAGCGCTAAACCTGAATATCGACATCAAAATTTATGACTCACAGGAAACTAAAAATTCGTCTTCAGTAGCGACATTGATTTCCCAGAATAATATTGCCGATGCTGATGTGGTCATCGGGCCATTTTACCAGGCAAATGTTGAAAAAGCGGCTGAATTGCTACAGAAGAAAGGCGTTGCTGTGATTTCGCCTTTATCAAAGGAAACCAGCAGGGAGTTCCCAAACCTCATGCAATCGATGCCTTCTTCAGAACTGATAAAAAATGAAATGCTGGATTTCCTGCGGACAAAAAATGCGAACATCATGGCGATTGTGGATCCGAAAAGATTGTCAGCGAAACAGTTTTTTGCCCAGAACCATAAAGATGTGAAACTGGTCAGCCTCAATGAAAAAGGATTGTTCACAGCGGAGATTCTCGCAAAGGATTTTGTAAAAGGCAAAATGAATTACGTGATACTTGATTCCGAAAAAACAGGTTTGATACTCAATACGCTGAATGTACTGATTCCGATGATGGCGGATTATCAGCTGCAACTGGTCATCCTTGAGAAAAATGATACGTTTGATTTCGAGGAAGTGCCATTGGCAAAATTAGCACAACTTCATTTGCTTTATCCTTCCTTGACAAAAGACAATGACAGTGCTGAAGCGGTGGTTTTCGAAAAGGATTATAAAGATAAAAACAAAATATTCCCGAATCAGTACGCTACACGAGGTTTCGATGTGGTTTTTGATGCGATGCTCAGGCTTTCGCAGGAAAAACCGTTTATGGAAACGGTAGAAACCACTTCAAGTGAGCAGGTTGAAAACCGTTTCGATTATGAGAAATTGCCCTCAGGAACTTACATGAACAAAGGTTTTTACATCCTTTACTACGATACCGATTTATCTGTTAAAGAAGCAAATTAA
- the guaA gene encoding glutamine-hydrolyzing GMP synthase — translation MQHNVLILDFGSQYTQLIARRVRELNIFCEIFPYNHFPSDLSTYKAVILSGSPFSVRAEDAPHPDLSQIRGKMPLLAVCYGAQYLSHFCGGEVAPSDTREYGRANLSFIKSDDAFFKGVSENSQVWMSHSDTIKKLPTNGIRLASTHDVENAAYRIEGETTYAIQFHPEVYHSTDGKTMLENFLVNIAHVPQNFTPNAFVEEIVAELKQKVGDDKVVLGLSGGVDSTVAAVLLHKAIGKNLYCIFVNNGLLRKNEFESVLDQYKDMGLNVKGVDASKRFLDALAGIEEPELKRKAIGRVFIEVFDDEAHQIEDVKWLAQGTIYPDVIESVSVKGPSATIKSHHNVGGLPDYMKLKIVEPLRMLFKDEVRRVGATLGIDAALLGRHPFPGPGLSIRILGDITPEKVRILQDVDAVFIDGLKSWGLYDKVWQAGAILLPVNSVGVMGDERTYEKVVALRAVESTDGMTADWVHLPYDFLMKVSNDIINKVKGVNRVVYDISSKPPATIEWE, via the coding sequence ATTTTCCTTCAGATTTATCAACCTATAAAGCCGTAATCCTTTCAGGCAGCCCGTTTTCGGTCCGTGCTGAAGACGCGCCACATCCTGACTTGTCACAGATTCGCGGAAAAATGCCGTTGTTGGCCGTTTGTTACGGTGCGCAATACCTTTCCCATTTCTGCGGAGGCGAAGTAGCGCCGTCGGACACGCGTGAATACGGTCGTGCGAATCTGAGTTTTATCAAATCCGATGATGCTTTTTTTAAAGGCGTAAGCGAAAATTCCCAGGTGTGGATGAGCCACAGCGATACGATTAAAAAACTCCCCACAAATGGGATCAGGCTGGCCAGCACCCATGACGTAGAAAATGCCGCATACAGGATTGAAGGCGAAACGACCTATGCCATCCAGTTCCACCCTGAAGTATACCATTCGACAGACGGTAAAACGATGCTCGAAAATTTCCTTGTAAACATTGCACACGTGCCTCAGAATTTCACGCCGAATGCTTTCGTGGAAGAAATTGTCGCCGAACTGAAACAGAAAGTAGGCGATGATAAAGTCGTACTGGGACTTTCAGGCGGTGTCGATTCTACCGTTGCGGCAGTATTGCTCCATAAGGCCATTGGTAAAAACCTGTATTGTATTTTCGTCAATAATGGTTTGCTTCGTAAAAATGAATTTGAAAGCGTACTGGACCAATATAAAGACATGGGCCTTAATGTAAAAGGGGTCGACGCTTCAAAGCGTTTCCTCGACGCATTGGCAGGAATTGAAGAACCTGAATTGAAAAGGAAAGCCATCGGGCGTGTGTTCATAGAGGTTTTTGACGATGAGGCACACCAGATTGAAGATGTAAAGTGGCTTGCACAGGGTACAATTTACCCTGATGTGATTGAATCTGTTTCGGTAAAAGGACCATCTGCAACCATCAAATCACACCATAACGTAGGCGGATTGCCAGATTATATGAAATTGAAGATAGTCGAGCCGCTCCGCATGCTTTTCAAGGATGAGGTACGAAGGGTAGGGGCAACATTGGGAATTGACGCAGCATTATTAGGACGCCACCCGTTTCCGGGGCCTGGTTTATCAATAAGGATTTTAGGTGATATCACTCCGGAAAAAGTCCGTATATTACAGGACGTTGACGCCGTTTTCATCGACGGATTGAAATCCTGGGGATTGTATGATAAAGTCTGGCAGGCAGGCGCGATTTTGCTTCCTGTGAATAGCGTAGGCGTGATGGGTGATGAACGTACTTATGAAAAAGTAGTGGCACTCCGCGCAGTAGAATCGACTGATGGAATGACCGCAGACTGGGTACACCTGCCATACGACTTCCTGATGAAAGTCTCTAATGACATCATCAATAAAGTAAAAGGCGTAAACCGCGTAGTATATGACATCAGTTCTAAACCACCGGCAACGATCGAGTGGGAATAA